Genomic DNA from Paenibacillus donghaensis:
CCAGGCCTTGCCCACCGCAGCTTTGAGGACAGTATCCGTTTCGCAAAAAAAATCTCCGGGAAGCTTGCCGTCCGGCGTAATCCATCCAGCTATCAGGAGTCGCTGACGATTTCATGATGAATATCGTATAACGTCTGCAGCCGCTTCTCATCCCGGCGGAAATATTCCACCAGCGTTTCGATGCGTGTGATTGAATCCCAGCTGAGATGATGTTCGATACCCTCGACATCCTTGTAGATATGCTCCTGCTGAACTCCGATCAGACCCAGAAACTCCTCCAGCAGCTCATGACGGTCTACCAGACGTTTTCCCACTTTTTTCCCTTTGGTGGTCAGGACAAGCCCACGATATTTCTCATAGATGAGATATTCGTCCTTATCCAGTTTTTGGATCATCTTGGTCACAGAGGAGGGATGTACTTCCAGTCCCTCGGCAATATCCGAGACCCGCGCATATCCCTTCTCGTCGATAAGCTTGTATATGCGCTCCAAATAATCCTCCATGCTGGGTGTTGGCATCAAAGTTTACCTCTTTTCTATAATGAGCATGGCGCGGGGCCAACTCTTTGCTTAAACAATGATACATGTTTCTGCCGCACCTTGGCAAGTCCCGCACCGTCAAGCAACAGGACTCTGCCCATGTTTGCCATGGCTTAACCCTGGCGGGAAGCGGGATACTGGGCATTCCATTCAGAAGGAGCGTGATCGTATGGCTCTAGCAACACCTGAACGCCCGCCTGCAAGGAAAGCGAAAAAAGCCACCGGGCTGTTTATCCTGGAGCTGGTGTTCTTCGAGCCGATTATGCGATTCCGATTGCTACAGGCTGCATGGGCCATTGCCATTATTGTTATTTACAGACTACACTTGGAGCGAAACCTTATATTCGTCCCTGCTCGAATTCATCACAGTGCGGATCTTTGAGCATTTTCCCGAGTCGGACATTGATTATTTCACCTAATTGGTTTCCTGTGCGGCTTAGAATTTCAACCATTCCGGCGTAATTCCCTGCAGCCAAATCGTAATTCGGAACATTTGGTCACTAAAGAGCAAGAGGCCCATCAGCACCATCAATACTCCGCCAACCTTCATCAGGACTCCCGAGTATTTCAGCAGACGTCTGGCCCCGCCCAGGAAAAAAGCCAGCAGGAAAAAAGGCAGCGCAAAGCCGATGCTATAAGCGGTAATCAAGGTAAACCATGTACCCGGATCACTGGCTGACAAGGCGATGATCGCCGTCAGAATGGGGCCGATGCAAGGCGACCAGCCTGCCGAGAAGCCGATGCCGAAGATAAACGAGCCGACGTACCCGGCAGGCTTCCATTTCAGGTCCAGCTTGCGTTCACGCAGCAGAAACTGCGGCTGGAAGACACCGAGCAGAAACAGCCCCATCACGATAATCAGGATCGCTGACAGCCGGCGGATCAGGTCCCTTTGATCGTGAAACAGTTCACCGAACAGCCCGGCTCCGAAACCAAGCGTATAGAATACGGCGGAGAAGCCCAATATAAAAGCAAAGGTATGTGAGAGGGTCCGGTAACGGACCTCTTTTGTGCTGCCGCCCGTTCTTAATTGCTGCACAGACAACCCCGTGATATAGGACAGATAGGAAGGATAGAGCGGCAGGCAGCAAGGTGAGATAAACGAAGCTACTCCGGCGGCAAAGGCAATCCCGGCATTGATGCTGGACATAAGGCAGCACTCCTTCCTCAAATCACGGCTGTATATGGAATGTGGACTTCATACAGCAGTATATTGAATAGCTTAGGCAGGTAGTCCTTTTTTACCGATTAAAGTTAAAGCCAACAGGCTGATCAACAGCAGCACAATCGTCGCCCCCGGAGCCAGGTTCCAGATCCCGGCCACCACCAGCCCGCCTACGACGGCAATTTCGGCGATAATGACCGAGAGAATAACCGAGGACTTGAAGCTGCGCGAGAGCAGCAGACTGATCGCTACCGGAATGGTCAGGAGCGCTGATACGAGCAGGGAGCCGACGATTTTGATCGCGGTACTGATCACGAGGGCCGTGAGAACTGTAATCAGCATGTTCAGCAGCTTCACCGGAAGTCCACTGACACTCGCCGCATCCTCTTCAAAGCTAAGCAGGAAGAACTCCTTGAAGAACAGCGTTACCACTACCACCACCGTCACCGTCACGATGCCTACCACCAGCAAATCCATATTGTCGAGCGTATAGATGCTGCCGAACAGGTAACTCATCACATCCGCATTATACCCTTTGCCCAGCGTGAAAAAAAGTGAAGCCAGCGCTACCCCGCCCGACATAATGATCGCAATGGACAGCTCGGCATAACTCTTGTAAGCCTTGCGCAGCTTCTCGATGCCGAAGGAAGCAGCCACGGCAAAAATAAGCCCAGCCCCCAGCGGATAAAAACCCGTCAGAAACCCGAGCGCCACCCCCGCAATCGTCACATGGGCCAGCGTGTCCCCAATCATGGACAAACGTCTTAACACAAGAAAAACGCCTATAAGCGGCGCGGTAATACCAATCAACAGGCCACCTGCGAGTGCCCGCTGAAAAAAATCACTGAATAGGATTTCCAACTTTGTTGCTCCTTTATAACATATTCGAACCCTAGTTCGATCCTTCCCAAACCAACTTCGATCCCTCCCAAACCAACTTCGATCCCTCCCAAACCAACTTCGATCCCTCCCAAACCAACTTCGATCCCTCCCAAACCAACTTCGATCCCTCCCAAACCAACTTCGATCCCTCCCAAACCAACTTCGATCCCTCCCAAACCAACTTCGATCCCTCCCAAACCAACTTCGATCCCTCCCAAACCAACTTCGATCCCTCCCAAACCAACTTCGATCCCTCCCAAACCCTCCCTTCCAAGGGAGGGCTCCAAAGGGCTCTGCCCTCTGGACTCCCGCTAAGTGCAATTAGCGTAGGAGTGTTGATTTACTGCGTTTAGCCACTATGCGGAAGGCTCGCTTTTCTTCCCTTCGGGACACGCTTTACGTTGGAGTGATTTAGAGCACGGGTAAGACAAAAACAAAACATTTATAGTCTGATCACCACATTAGTCCAACCAATTTAAGTGCAAAAATGGTTACTACCTAGGACCCCTAAGGATAAGAGCATATCAGATTCAGTTCCAGGATAGCTCCCATGTCCAGTCCACAAATTAGTTGCGAATCTGCATCTAATTAGAATATCTTTTCTGTTTTAGAACAAATAAGTGCGAAAACGCATCTAATTCGGCATTTAGAGCGTTCAACAAGCCATTTACTCGAAAATAGTTGCAGATTCGCACTTATTTACCCGATAACGGCAGTTTAACCTGAAATTAGATGCAGTTTAGCATCTAATTTCTCTGAAGGCTCCAGAGCTACCCTCTACATCTTCATTGGCACCTAATAATAACCAAATGAGAAACTGATACCACTTCTGCGACTGCCTAAGAAAGTGTATGCTGCAGATTCTCCTCGGCGCAGTTCTGCAATTCATGCGAATGACGGGAGAAGAAATTGATTTTGCCATTCGTCTGAACGGGCTGGTGACCCAGATAGTTCTTGATCATGTCAATATCATGCGACACCATCAGGAAGGTCATATGATGATGGGCATGCATATGCATGATCAGCTCGAAGAATCCGGCCTGCGTCTCGGCATCGATCCCGACGGTAGGTTCATCCAGAATCAGCAGATCGGGCTGATTGATCAGCGCACGGGCCAGGAAGACCCGCTGCTGCTGGCCGCCGGACAGCTGGCCGACTCTTTTCTCGGCGATATCCTGAATCCGCATCACCTCCAGCGCATCCTGACATTTGCCATGCTGCTGCTTGGTTACCCTGCGGATCAGATTCTTGTTATTGTATAGTCCGGACAGCACAACCTCACGGACCGTCGCCGGGAACAATGGGTTAAAGACATTCTTCTGCGGCACATAACCGATCCGTTCCCAGTCCTTGAATTTCTTCACCGGCTGGCCGAACAGGCGGATCTCGCCGCTGCCGGAAGGCAGCAGGCCGACAATCATCTTCAGCAGTGTCGTTTTGCCCGCGCCGTTCGAACCCATAATGCCGAGGAAGTCGCGTTCCATGACGGTATAGTTTAGATCAGAAATGACCTTCTGTTCTCCATAGGAGAAAGACAGATGATCGATTTCAATGATTTGTTGATGGCAGTTTGCGGATACGGATGACATTACTTGCACACCGCCTTTTCCTATTACTTTCTTATTATTGTAATGCCAGAATGAGATTTTGCAAATTTTTCTCCATTAAGGTGAAGTAATTGTCAGCGTTCTTGTCCTGCTCCTCGGTAAGGCCCTCCACCGGATTCAGCACCATCGTTGATACTCCGGCTTCCGCTGCCAGTGTTTTGGCCAATCGGTCAGAGACCAGCTCTTCGAAAAAGATATATTTAATGCCTTCTTCTTTGACCATGCTGGCCAGCTTCACCATATCCTGTCCGCGCGGCTCCGCATCCGGCGACAAGCCCATAATCGCATGCTGCGTCAGGCCATAATCGCGGGCCAGATAGGCGAATGCCTGATGCGACACTACAATTTCTTTGCCGGGAAGCTTCGCAAGCTCCTGCTCGAACTTAACATCCAGCGCCTTCAGGCGTTCTGCCAGCTTATTATAACGTTCTTCATAGCCATCCTTGTGCTCAGGATCAGCGGCCTGCAGGCTGTCCCGGATGTTGCCGGCCATGACCAGCGCCGATTTCGGACTGACCCAGGTATGCGGGTCCGTATGCAGACTGTCTCCGGAAGCGGCTTCGGCCTCTTCACCCTCATGCGCATGCTCAGCTTCACCTTCATGATCATGACCTGCTTCTTCGCCTTCATGCTCGTGACCGACTTCTTCACCTTCATGCGCATGCTCAGCTTCACCTTCATGATCATGACCAGCTTCTTCGCCTTCATGATCCTCAGCGGCTGAGCCGTGGTTATGACCGTCGTCTTCATCCGTCATAATTAGATTGACGCCTTTGCTGACCTCAACCGACTGCACCTTGCTGTCGCTGTCCAGGCCTTTGAGGAATCCCGGTACCCAGCCCTCCAGGCCTGCACCATTGTAGAGAAACAGCTGTGCTTTGGAGGTATTTACGATGTCCTGGCTGCGTGGCGTCCAGTCATGCGGCTCCACGCCGACAGGCAGCAGATTAATTACATTGGCATCCTCGCCGCCAATCTCCTTAGTGAACTCATATATAGGATAAAAGGTAGTGACTGCGTTCACTTTACCTTCTACAATACTTCCGCTGCTCTTCGCACCGCAGCCTGCAATGACCAGAACCAGCAACAGGGAAACAGGGAACAGCGCTCTATGTAACCAGTTGGACAACATTAATCTATCGACCCCTTAAATCGTAATTTTTACTATTAGTAGTATAATAGTAATGGTTACGATAAGTCAACTCCCATTCCTATTATGATACATCTGATCCAATCCAAAACGTCTACTCACTGTAAAAATGCATCAGATTGGCGGTTTTTTTCCGTTTTGGAGGCAATAGTTGCAAAAATGGCTACTACCTGTGCCACGGTATGATGAGAGTATCGAAGTCTCAGCTCGGTAGGGGTTACTTAAGCCCGAACCATTAATTTAGTTGCAAATATACATCTAATTTTCCGATTTTTTCCGTTTTGGAGGAAATAAGTGCAAAAAGGCATCTAATTTGGAGATTCGAGCGTCATATTGCCCTCGAAAGACAATTTAGTGGTAACTTTTCCATATATGTCATGAAAACCAAACACTAGCTGGGAGTTAACGGTAGATTTTCCCCATAGCCACCTACGTGTTTGAACTTAGAACGCTCAAATCTATACAAGTGGAAACGGCTACGCCGTCCTTTTATAGGACGGGGCGTTTCAGCGAGAAAGATAAGGGGCATTCATTGCGCGAAGCATATAAATTCTTATCTTTTGGGAAAAACCCGGGTCCTAAGTAGCAACCACTTTCGCATCTATTTGCTCCCCAGGTCCCACGGCATGCTTCTAAATATTGCTAAATCTGGCCGACGGTACCTAAGCAGCAGCCAGATTCGCATCTATTACCCCGGAACATACCCGCACGACATTCTAAACCCCAGCCGGGATCTAAGCTATTACCGAATGGGTAGTTCCTTCACAAGCAGCGGCACGGGATGTTCTACTTCAAAAAAACCCCCGAAGCCGTCAGGCGGCTTCAGGGGCAAAAATTGCATTCGATCTACTTCACCACAGCACCGTTAGGCATGCTGTCCGGCACGGTGGCAATGGTCAGCTGGTCGCCCTTGGAGGCGGCCAGGATCATTCCTTGCGACAGCTCGCCGCGCAGCTTCACCGGCTTCAGGTTCACAATACAGATCACCTTGCGGCCAACCAGCTCTTCCGGGGTGTAGAACTTCGCAATCCCCGACACCACCTGGCGCTGCTCATACCCGAGATCCAGCTGCAGCTTCAGCAGCTTGTCGGCTTTCTTGACCGGCTCGGCCGAGATCACCTGAGCGACGCGCAGCTCTGCTTTGGCGAAATCGTCAATGCCGATTTCTTCCTTATGCTCTTCCTCCGGCTCGGCGGCAGCTTCGGCCGGGGCCGTTACCGCTGCTGCCGCCGGTTCTTCGGCAGCAGGCTTGCCGCCGCCCATTGCAGCGGCGATGAAGGCTACCTCCTGCTCCACGTCCAGGCGCGGGAAGATCGGATCGCCCTTCACCAGCTTCGTGCCGGCCGGGATGAGGCCAAACGTGCGGCCGCTGTCCCAATCAGTCAGCTCGCCGGCCGGGATGCCCAGCTGCTGCCAGATCAGCGCCGGAGCGCCGGTCAGGAACGGCTGGAGCAGAATCGAAGCGGTCCGCAGACCCTCGACCAGATGTCTCATCACCGAGTTCAGCTCGCTGACGCGGCTCTCGTCCTTGGCGAGAACCCATGGCTGGGTCTCATCGATATATTTGTTCGTGCGGCTGATAAATGCCCCGATCGCAGCCAGCGCCACGGAGAATTCCATCTTCTCCATCGCTTCTTCCACCTTGGCATAAGTGCTCTCAGCCATGGCTGCAAGCTCGCCGTCAAAGGCTGTTACATTGCCTTCATAAGCCGGAAGTTCACCGCCGCAATATTTCTGCACCATCGCACCGGTCCGGTTGAGCAGGTTCCCGAGGTCATTCGCCAGATCGAAGTTGATTCGATCCACGAAGCTCTCCGGGGTAAAGGTACCGTCCGAACCAAAAGGCACTTCACGCAGCAGATAATAACGCAGCGCATCCAGTCCATAACGATCAATCAACGTGACCGGGTCGACCACATTGCCTTTGGACTTGGACATTTTGCCTTCCTTCATCAGCAGCCAGCCGTGCGCGAATACCTTCTTCGGCAGCGGTTCACCCAGCGCCATCAGGATGATCGGCCAATAAATCGTGTGGAAGCGGACGATTTCCTTGCCGACAATATGTACGTCCGCAGGCCAGAACTTATCATACAGGCTGCGGTCCTCCGAGCCGTAACCCAGCGCAGTGATGTAGTTGGTCAAGGCATCGATCCATACATACACCACATGCTTCTCGTCGCCTTTGACCTTAACGCCCCAGTCGAACGTTGTCCGGGACACAGCGAGATCCTCCAGGCCCGGCTTGATGAAGTTGTTGATCATTTCATTCTTGCGTGATTCCGGCAGGATAAACTCCGGGTTCTCTTCATAGAACTGCAGCAGACGGTCCACATATTTGCTCATCCGGAAGAAATAGCTCTCCTCCTTAACCAGCTGTACGGGATGACCGCTGTCAGGGCTTTTGCCGCCGGTAATCACACCGTTCTCATCACGTTCGATGTCCACCAGCTGTGTCTCGGTGTAGAAGGTTTCGTCCGAGATACAATACCAGCCCACGTATTCCCCTTTGTAAATATCGCCCTGCTTCAACAGGCGGTCAAAAATATCCTGCACCACCTGTTTATGACGCTCTTCGGTTGTGCGGATGAAATCATCGTTCGAGATATCCAGCTTGCGCCACAGCTCCTTGATGCCAACTACAATATCGTCTACAAACTGCTGGGGAGTCTTGCCCGCCTTGGCCGCCTTCTCCTCGATCTTCTGTCCATGCTCATCCGTTCCGGTCAGGTAGCGCACCGCATAGCCGCGCAGGCGCTTGTATCTCGCCATAGCATCACCTGCTACCGTGGAGTAGGCATGCCCGATATGCAGCTTGTCACTCGGATAATAGATAGGGGTTGTCAGATAAAATGTTTTGTTCTCGCTCATTGCCCTTCATCCTTTCTTCTGTGAAAAAACAAAAAACTCCCGCCCCATTTCTGGGGCGGGAGAATATTCCCGCGATACCACCCAAATTTCCCGGCTCTTCACAGAGCGCAGGCTTCGCCAGTTCCCAACTTGGGAACTGTCCATTAACGCTGGATCACGCCGTGCCCTTACGTGGGGCCGATTAGCCCCTCCCGCTCGAACACAGTTCCTCCCGGACCATATTCAATCTGGCATTCCCTGCCGGCTCTCAGCGCTTCCGGCTCTCTGTGAAGGTGTCCCGATCTACTCATCCGTTCCTTGGAAATCAACCTATTATTGAAAATATACCCAAAGAGATGCCTTCCTGTCAAGTCGCCCCGGTCTGTCCCTCTCCCGGCGCTCCGCCTTTGGGCGGCGGAACCGGATCAAGACCTCCAGGATGGAAGGGATGGCATTTGCCGATCCGCTTCACCGCCAGCCAGGAGCCTTTCAGCGGGCCATGCAGCTCAATCGCCTCCAGGGCATAGGCCGAGCAGGTTGGATAGAAGCGGCAGGTCGGCGGCTTCAGCGGGGAAATGAACTTGCGGTAGATGCGGATTGGAGCTTGTACCGTTCTGCGTACGATAGGCATGCTCATCTACCTTCTTTGGAATCAGCGGCGACGGCAACAGCTTCTTCTTCACGGCTTTCTTCGCATTCTCTGCAATAACCGAACACCTCAAATTTATGCTTGACCACCCGGAACTGGTCCGGGGTATCGGTTAGGTTCATCGGACAGAAATGAATCGGATAGGTCTTCTCGCATTGAAGGCAAATCATATGATGATGGTGCTGGTTACGGCTGCAGCTTCCTTTGAACTTCACACCTTCTTCAAAAACAACCTGCTCCAGCACACCCAGCTCCTCCATCACCCGCAAATTGCGGTATACGGTATCGAAGCTTAGCCCGCTGTACTTCTGGCCCATATGCTCGTAAACATCCTTCGCAGACAAATATCCTGTGTTCTCGCCGAACAACCTGGCAAGCGTTTTGCGCTGGTCGGTGATTCGCAGTCCCTGCTCCGACATGGCTTCCAGTATTTGTTCTGTCGACAGCATACGCTCATCTCCCATTAACATAAGTTCATTTGTGTTGCACTCTCTTTATAATGCCCCAAAACAAATGCCCCGTCAATGAAGCTGCTCTCTTCGCCTTCCGCAAACAGAAATGGCGGCTTCCATGAATGGAAGCCGCCGTCAATGCTGCTGTCCTGCTTATTTCTTCGCAGGCAGTGGGGTGAACAGGAAATTAACCGGCAGATTACTGCCTGAAGCCGCTGTGAAATAAATCTCTACAGAGCTTTCATAATCGCCGTTGCGGAAGATCACACTGTTCTCCTGGGCGGTTTTCAGGCTTCCTACGTTAGGCACCTGCACAACCGAACCGTTGACCAGAACCGAGCCCATATATTGCCCGCCGCGCGGATTGAACGTAATCACAGTATTTGGCGCAACGCGGTGCACAATAATCTTGTAAATCACACCGAAGTTTCCTGCGTTGGAAGCTTCCGTTAAGTACATCGGGTCCATCCCAGGCAGATTGATGTCCTTAGTGTTGTCGCCAAGCAACAATCTTGCCGGCGTGAGTCCAACAACATCATTAACCTCCATGATCCGCGTGGAGTTCGGATAGGTACCGCGGTTGTGCACACCATCACTGTCCAGGATCGGTAAGGTTGGCATAGTAGCCAGCGGGTCCTTCGTCTCATCGATCATCAGTACGGTATACGTAATCGGCAGATCGCTGTTCAGATCGCCTTGCAGGGAGATGATCTCGCCCAGCTTCATTGGGATCTTATTCAGCTCCGTAAGAATGGAGACACTCTCGCCAGGCTGGACAACGACCGTCCGGTCAGGATCGCCCATACCAGCCAATGCCTCCCAATAGCGCTGTACAGAGGCTTTGCCTGTTCCAGCCGCATAAGGTGATGGACCTGCCATGCCAATGGCTTCGGTTGTGATGGTTGCAGGCGTCTGATTGTTATTGGTTGCAATCAGATAGAGCTTGGCTCTGATATTCAGATTATTCTGATGGTGAATCAAGAAGCGGGTCGGCCCTTCCGCTGTTTCGCGGTAGGTAATCCCTTGGGTATAGACCGTTTCCGGGCTGTTGGCGCGAATCAGTGTGTACGGCTCGGAAGAGAGATTGTAGGCAACATCCGGCCAGCTTGTAACGGTCTCATTTACATCAATCGCAAACGCACTGCCCGGCGCTGCAAACAGCTTGTTGAATTCACCCTCGGTATACAAGGTTTCGTCCGTAATATTAATCGTCTTCTCGACACTGCTTATCGCACCATGCGAGTCGGTTACCTGCAGGCGGATGGTAACCGGTCCGGGCAGGAAGAAAGCATCCGCCTTGCTGGTCCATGCCGAAGTTATGGCATCCCCATCCGGGTCACTGCTATACTCCGTGTAAGTGACCAGTTCCCCCATCTTGTACTCTTCCTTATCGGTAGTGAATTCCGCTACCGGAGGAGTGTTGGGCTTCAGCACATTGATGGTCAGGGAGTAAGGATCACTCGTTTGCGCATTCGCATCCACTACCGAATAGGTGACAACGTAGGTTCCAGGCTGGTCATACACCTCCCGCTTGTCGCCTCCCCAATTTTCCCTGACAATTGGGCTGCCGCTAGGAGTCGTGCTGGAGGTTATGAAGGACACAAGCTCACCAGCATAGATTTCGGTGGGCTGCACCGTGAAGGAAGCGGTTGGTTTATTTTTGATGCCCAGGTCAAGGATGACCCGTTTCTGAATGTTGTCCACGGTATAATTAATTTTGAGTGCATAAGTAATGGAAGTCAGAGGAATCATGAAGGTGCCTTTATATTGGTAAGCTGGACCTTTCATGGTTACCTTAGTGCCGTTGACCGTATATACCTTGCTGTTGGTCTTGAAGCGCATCACATTGCTGCCG
This window encodes:
- the yidD gene encoding membrane protein insertion efficiency factor YidD is translated as MPIVRRTVQAPIRIYRKFISPLKPPTCRFYPTCSAYALEAIELHGPLKGSWLAVKRIGKCHPFHPGGLDPVPPPKGGAPGEGQTGAT
- a CDS encoding Fur family transcriptional regulator, which gives rise to MLSTEQILEAMSEQGLRITDQRKTLARLFGENTGYLSAKDVYEHMGQKYSGLSFDTVYRNLRVMEELGVLEQVVFEEGVKFKGSCSRNQHHHHMICLQCEKTYPIHFCPMNLTDTPDQFRVVKHKFEVFGYCRECEESREEEAVAVAADSKEGR
- a CDS encoding metal ABC transporter permease translates to MEILFSDFFQRALAGGLLIGITAPLIGVFLVLRRLSMIGDTLAHVTIAGVALGFLTGFYPLGAGLIFAVAASFGIEKLRKAYKSYAELSIAIIMSGGVALASLFFTLGKGYNADVMSYLFGSIYTLDNMDLLVVGIVTVTVVVVVTLFFKEFFLLSFEEDAASVSGLPVKLLNMLITVLTALVISTAIKIVGSLLVSALLTIPVAISLLLSRSFKSSVILSVIIAEIAVVGGLVVAGIWNLAPGATIVLLLISLLALTLIGKKGLPA
- the metG gene encoding methionine--tRNA ligase, which translates into the protein MSENKTFYLTTPIYYPSDKLHIGHAYSTVAGDAMARYKRLRGYAVRYLTGTDEHGQKIEEKAAKAGKTPQQFVDDIVVGIKELWRKLDISNDDFIRTTEERHKQVVQDIFDRLLKQGDIYKGEYVGWYCISDETFYTETQLVDIERDENGVITGGKSPDSGHPVQLVKEESYFFRMSKYVDRLLQFYEENPEFILPESRKNEMINNFIKPGLEDLAVSRTTFDWGVKVKGDEKHVVYVWIDALTNYITALGYGSEDRSLYDKFWPADVHIVGKEIVRFHTIYWPIILMALGEPLPKKVFAHGWLLMKEGKMSKSKGNVVDPVTLIDRYGLDALRYYLLREVPFGSDGTFTPESFVDRINFDLANDLGNLLNRTGAMVQKYCGGELPAYEGNVTAFDGELAAMAESTYAKVEEAMEKMEFSVALAAIGAFISRTNKYIDETQPWVLAKDESRVSELNSVMRHLVEGLRTASILLQPFLTGAPALIWQQLGIPAGELTDWDSGRTFGLIPAGTKLVKGDPIFPRLDVEQEVAFIAAAMGGGKPAAEEPAAAAVTAPAEAAAEPEEEHKEEIGIDDFAKAELRVAQVISAEPVKKADKLLKLQLDLGYEQRQVVSGIAKFYTPEELVGRKVICIVNLKPVKLRGELSQGMILAASKGDQLTIATVPDSMPNGAVVK
- a CDS encoding metal ABC transporter ATP-binding protein yields the protein MSSVSANCHQQIIEIDHLSFSYGEQKVISDLNYTVMERDFLGIMGSNGAGKTTLLKMIVGLLPSGSGEIRLFGQPVKKFKDWERIGYVPQKNVFNPLFPATVREVVLSGLYNNKNLIRRVTKQQHGKCQDALEVMRIQDIAEKRVGQLSGGQQQRVFLARALINQPDLLILDEPTVGIDAETQAGFFELIMHMHAHHHMTFLMVSHDIDMIKNYLGHQPVQTNGKINFFSRHSHELQNCAEENLQHTLS
- a CDS encoding copper amine oxidase N-terminal domain-containing protein — translated: MDFKKLTLVAVLAISQAASAVPAFAETVTSTQVPAVQNVVQPTPTPVADQPITTTEVLPSAVPGEVVPTETALPEATPLPTEPPANLLPEQLMPLPSTTPAPSALPPISAAGANQLVLMMNSNKMFFNGVPYLANQPMAVKNGVSYVSIRAMVERVGVKYTYEAKTKEVVVTSGSNVMRFKTNSKVYTVNGTKVTMKGPAYQYKGTFMIPLTSITYALKINYTVDNIQKRVILDLGIKNKPTASFTVQPTEIYAGELVSFITSSTTPSGSPIVRENWGGDKREVYDQPGTYVVTYSVVDANAQTSDPYSLTINVLKPNTPPVAEFTTDKEEYKMGELVTYTEYSSDPDGDAITSAWTSKADAFFLPGPVTIRLQVTDSHGAISSVEKTINITDETLYTEGEFNKLFAAPGSAFAIDVNETVTSWPDVAYNLSSEPYTLIRANSPETVYTQGITYRETAEGPTRFLIHHQNNLNIRAKLYLIATNNNQTPATITTEAIGMAGPSPYAAGTGKASVQRYWEALAGMGDPDRTVVVQPGESVSILTELNKIPMKLGEIISLQGDLNSDLPITYTVLMIDETKDPLATMPTLPILDSDGVHNRGTYPNSTRIMEVNDVVGLTPARLLLGDNTKDINLPGMDPMYLTEASNAGNFGVIYKIIVHRVAPNTVITFNPRGGQYMGSVLVNGSVVQVPNVGSLKTAQENSVIFRNGDYESSVEIYFTAASGSNLPVNFLFTPLPAKK
- a CDS encoding metal ABC transporter solute-binding protein, Zn/Mn family translates to MLSNWLHRALFPVSLLLVLVIAGCGAKSSGSIVEGKVNAVTTFYPIYEFTKEIGGEDANVINLLPVGVEPHDWTPRSQDIVNTSKAQLFLYNGAGLEGWVPGFLKGLDSDSKVQSVEVSKGVNLIMTDEDDGHNHGSAAEDHEGEEAGHDHEGEAEHAHEGEEVGHEHEGEEAGHDHEGEAEHAHEGEEAEAASGDSLHTDPHTWVSPKSALVMAGNIRDSLQAADPEHKDGYEERYNKLAERLKALDVKFEQELAKLPGKEIVVSHQAFAYLARDYGLTQHAIMGLSPDAEPRGQDMVKLASMVKEEGIKYIFFEELVSDRLAKTLAAEAGVSTMVLNPVEGLTEEQDKNADNYFTLMEKNLQNLILALQ
- a CDS encoding cytochrome c biogenesis CcdA family protein produces the protein MSSINAGIAFAAGVASFISPCCLPLYPSYLSYITGLSVQQLRTGGSTKEVRYRTLSHTFAFILGFSAVFYTLGFGAGLFGELFHDQRDLIRRLSAILIIVMGLFLLGVFQPQFLLRERKLDLKWKPAGYVGSFIFGIGFSAGWSPCIGPILTAIIALSASDPGTWFTLITAYSIGFALPFFLLAFFLGGARRLLKYSGVLMKVGGVLMVLMGLLLFSDQMFRITIWLQGITPEWLKF
- the mntR gene encoding transcriptional regulator MntR, yielding MPTPSMEDYLERIYKLIDEKGYARVSDIAEGLEVHPSSVTKMIQKLDKDEYLIYEKYRGLVLTTKGKKVGKRLVDRHELLEEFLGLIGVQQEHIYKDVEGIEHHLSWDSITRIETLVEYFRRDEKRLQTLYDIHHEIVSDS